The Panicum virgatum strain AP13 chromosome 6K, P.virgatum_v5, whole genome shotgun sequence nucleotide sequence CGAGGCGCTGCAGGATGCGGATGCGCTCGCTGATCCGCTCGCGCCGGTGCCGCGCCGCCACGCTCTGGGGGTCCTCGCTGATGCGCAcgttgcgccgccgcggcttctTGATGGTGGCCGGGTCGATGTCCACCGGCTGCATGGCGGCGATCCGGTACATCATCTCCTTCATggcgccgagctcctcctccacgtcctcgccgccgccgccgcgctcgtccTGGGCCACgccggcctcctgctgctgctgcctcatcTCCTCCTGCtcgtggtggccggcgggctCCTGCTGATGCTGCTCGTACTCAtggtggtgccggtggtgggGGGAGGGCTCGATGTCGAGGCCGAGGtggtggaggcggtggtggtgcggcggcgggaagAGGGAGGAAGACGGGGAAGGATctagatggtggtggtggtggtgcggaggagggtggtggtggtgatgggaGGTGGTGGAGAGATGGAACggtaatggcggcggcggcggcgccgggttgGTGTGGCTGTCGAAGAGGagggggtggtggtggctgccgaGGCTCATGTCCAAATCCcatgagctgctgctgctcgagttGTGAGTGATGTTGTCCatgccggccggcggccactcACAGAGCAGCAGCTTGG carries:
- the LOC120713838 gene encoding transcription factor HEC2-like; translation: MDNITHNSSSSSSWDLDMSLGSHHHPLLFDSHTNPAPPPPPLPFHLSTTSHHHHHPPPHHHHHHLDPSPSSSLFPPPHHHRLHHLGLDIEPSPHHRHHHEYEQHQQEPAGHHEQEEMRQQQQEAGVAQDERGGGGEDVEEELGAMKEMMYRIAAMQPVDIDPATIKKPRRRNVRISEDPQSVAARHRRERISERIRILQRLVPGGTKMDTASMLDEAIRYIKFLKRQVQELQHQPPPPQQQQYPAAAAAAAAGGGGVAAAGPSTSVVGPPGRPGGGPFLPLGPGPLIDWAGLVRPVDIHGPTSSSSSSSMGSAHAALGFGFSSAGQSSHGGMH